The following are from one region of the Petrotoga mobilis SJ95 genome:
- a CDS encoding type II toxin-antitoxin system HicB family antitoxin — MKILSYRILLKKEAEGGYTVIVPLLPGCVTYGDTMEEAIKMAKEAIQLYIESLQEHGEEIPSEEETMEYTLTVEI; from the coding sequence ATGAAAATTCTAAGTTATAGAATCTTACTTAAGAAAGAAGCTGAAGGAGGTTATACCGTTATAGTCCCTCTTCTTCCAGGATGTGTTACATACGGAGATACAATGGAAGAAGCAATAAAAATGGCGAAAGAAGCTATTCAATTATACATAGAAAGCCTGCAAGAACACGGAGAGGAGATACCTTCTGAAGAAGAAACTATGGAGTATACATTAACGGTGGAAATTTAA
- a CDS encoding Rpn family recombination-promoting nuclease/putative transposase codes for MSNPIKDSIFKELFEDRTVFYDFLKAFLPREITKQIKETDLKREQTELIGKDFSIKRSDILYKIEKRNGQDVYIYLLLEHQSRVDQLMAFRMLAYKVRIWEQYVKSHKKESEQKGFKLPVIIGMVFYDGKAKWTSPMDVKDKITEIKNMEEYLIKANYELINLSNIKEETIINMKKALGVILLTDKPNVRIKNAEELLKIINKDIISKLPQEEKEKFDKHRNAFIELFGKRTDYEEIEERFEELKEMEVPKMFNTLEEIAKRDREKAKLEGEREGKLEFAIRILSKRFGNQLTEEIKDKIRKADEKTIDYIGDNLLEITIEELKELLK; via the coding sequence ATGTCTAATCCAATAAAAGATTCGATATTCAAAGAATTATTTGAAGACAGAACCGTATTCTATGACTTTCTAAAAGCCTTTCTACCAAGAGAGATAACAAAACAAATAAAAGAAACAGATTTAAAACGTGAACAAACTGAACTAATAGGCAAAGACTTCTCCATAAAAAGATCAGACATACTATACAAGATAGAAAAAAGAAACGGTCAAGATGTATACATATACTTATTGTTGGAGCATCAAAGTAGAGTTGACCAACTGATGGCATTCAGGATGTTGGCATACAAAGTAAGAATATGGGAACAATATGTAAAAAGTCACAAAAAAGAATCAGAGCAAAAAGGATTCAAACTACCAGTCATAATAGGGATGGTCTTTTACGATGGAAAAGCGAAATGGACATCACCAATGGATGTAAAAGACAAGATAACAGAGATAAAAAACATGGAAGAATACTTAATAAAAGCAAATTATGAACTAATAAATTTAAGTAATATAAAAGAAGAAACGATAATAAACATGAAGAAGGCACTAGGGGTAATCTTATTAACGGACAAACCAAACGTAAGGATAAAAAACGCAGAAGAGTTGCTAAAGATTATAAATAAAGATATAATATCGAAGTTGCCACAAGAAGAAAAAGAAAAGTTTGATAAACACAGAAACGCATTCATAGAACTGTTCGGAAAGAGGACAGATTACGAAGAGATAGAAGAAAGGTTCGAAGAGCTAAAAGAAATGGAGGTGCCAAAAATGTTTAACACATTAGAAGAGATAGCAAAAAGAGACAGAGAAAAGGCTAAATTAGAAGGTGAAAGAGAAGGGAAACTTGAATTTGCAATTAGAATATTAAGCAAAAGATTTGGTAACCAACTAACTGAAGAAATAAAAGATAAGATAAGAAAAGCAGATGAGAAGACGATAGATTACATAGGAGATAACTTGTTGGAAATAACCATAGAAGAACTAAAAGAGTTATTGAAATAG
- a CDS encoding DegV family protein, with protein MPKIAQIVDAASNLPSEILEKYNIVKIPFYITFDEKEYLVQGKDYSDEEFYKKMAENPDKAPKTAAPNPEDWFNAFKETYDKGFKEIIVTTISSDLSASYQNANIAKNDFTEKYQDSKITLIDTRTCTCGQAALEIKVAQIIKSGKKYFEEISKIAKESIKKTSTIFTVKTLKYMKAGGRIGGATQFVGTLLNIKPIMEFVNGVVKPIKAVRSRRKSLEEMVNIISDRIKDPKKAIICTRNAICKEDEEYMIEKLKEKLNYEGEIYSGTLGAVIGAHSGPGAIGIGFTELEE; from the coding sequence ATGCCTAAAATAGCACAGATAGTTGATGCTGCAAGCAATTTACCATCAGAAATTCTTGAAAAATATAATATCGTAAAAATCCCTTTTTACATAACCTTTGATGAGAAAGAGTATCTTGTTCAAGGCAAAGATTATTCCGATGAAGAATTTTATAAGAAAATGGCTGAAAATCCAGACAAAGCTCCAAAAACTGCAGCACCAAATCCAGAAGATTGGTTCAACGCTTTTAAAGAAACATATGATAAAGGTTTCAAAGAGATAATAGTCACAACAATATCAAGCGATTTATCTGCAAGCTATCAAAATGCCAATATAGCAAAAAATGATTTCACCGAGAAATACCAAGACTCAAAAATAACCTTAATAGACACAAGAACCTGTACATGTGGTCAGGCTGCTTTGGAAATAAAAGTCGCTCAAATAATTAAAAGTGGGAAAAAATATTTTGAAGAAATCTCTAAAATAGCCAAAGAATCGATCAAAAAAACTAGTACAATATTCACTGTAAAAACCTTGAAATACATGAAAGCCGGTGGAAGAATAGGTGGCGCCACACAGTTCGTCGGTACTCTATTAAATATAAAACCGATAATGGAATTTGTGAATGGAGTAGTAAAACCGATAAAAGCAGTTAGATCAAGAAGAAAATCATTGGAAGAAATGGTTAATATAATTTCAGATAGAATAAAAGATCCTAAAAAAGCAATTATCTGTACAAGAAACGCCATATGTAAAGAAGACGAAGAATACATGATAGAAAAACTCAAAGAAAAACTAAACTATGAAGGTGAAATATACTCAGGTACGTTGGGAGCAGTAATTGGAGCTCACTCTGGGCCTGGGGCAATAGGAATAGGCTTCACAGAATTAGAAGAATAA
- the hepT gene encoding type VII toxin-antitoxin system HepT family RNase toxin produces MINKELIRDRLIFINDYLIQLEILSHLSKEEFLRDRRNPAAAESFLRRSLEAIFDIGRHILAKTGSIDMSTEYKAIALGLGEKDIINKNLSQKLIQMAGYRNRLVHMYHMISEEELYDIITENLDDIRQFIKSIEKFIENN; encoded by the coding sequence ATGATAAATAAAGAGCTTATTAGAGATAGATTGATATTCATCAATGACTATCTAATTCAATTAGAAATACTATCTCACTTATCAAAAGAAGAATTTCTACGAGATAGAAGAAACCCTGCAGCCGCTGAAAGCTTTCTCCGAAGGTCTTTAGAAGCAATCTTTGATATTGGAAGGCATATATTAGCTAAGACAGGTAGCATAGACATGTCCACTGAGTATAAAGCTATTGCTTTGGGGCTTGGAGAAAAAGATATTATAAACAAGAATTTGAGCCAGAAATTGATTCAAATGGCTGGTTATCGGAATAGATTGGTCCATATGTATCACATGATCTCTGAAGAAGAGCTGTACGACATAATAACAGAAAATTTGGATGACATTAGACAATTCATTAAAAGTATAGAAAAATTCATCGAAAATAACTGA
- a CDS encoding nucleotidyltransferase domain-containing protein, with the protein MVQNKLEFIKDLCKKYKIGLVYLFGSQKEKAYQLLKNNDNNDIKIDDPLTDIDVGIVFLFDLDNIKHRYKLYASIYNELEELFKPYKLDLVFLQETHSVFQTEALKGICVYSESESFKDEYEMMILRRAADFKYVLDLYTKEVLEKYEEK; encoded by the coding sequence ATGGTTCAGAACAAATTAGAATTTATAAAAGATTTGTGTAAAAAATATAAAATAGGGTTAGTTTATTTGTTTGGCTCGCAGAAAGAAAAGGCTTATCAGTTACTAAAAAACAATGATAATAACGATATAAAAATAGATGATCCCCTCACTGACATAGATGTGGGAATAGTATTTTTGTTTGATTTGGATAATATAAAGCATAGATACAAGCTTTATGCAAGTATATACAATGAATTAGAAGAATTATTCAAACCTTACAAATTGGATCTGGTTTTTTTGCAAGAAACTCATTCTGTATTCCAAACCGAAGCGTTAAAAGGCATATGCGTATATAGCGAATCAGAAAGTTTTAAAGATGAATATGAAATGATGATATTAAGGCGGGCTGCGGATTTTAAATATGTACTCGATTTATACACCAAGGAAGTATTAGAAAAGTACGAGGAGAAATGA
- a CDS encoding lysine exporter LysO family protein has translation MILLLSAVVAGIISGIYFNFNIPSNLTTILLMFLVFSVGVDIGSEEKILSKLKVNMKNILFQSILTILGSLIFGSLAIFFTNLNLKESLGASAGFGWYSLSGVMISNLYSPVLGAISFTANVIREILAIVLIPLVAKWSPLGAASIGGATSMDTMLGVISKSTDKETTLIAFGQGVILSLSVPILITLIF, from the coding sequence ATGATATTGCTATTATCTGCAGTCGTTGCTGGAATAATATCTGGTATCTATTTTAACTTTAATATCCCTAGCAATTTAACAACTATTTTATTAATGTTTTTAGTTTTTAGTGTTGGGGTTGATATTGGCAGTGAAGAAAAAATACTCTCAAAATTAAAAGTCAACATGAAAAATATACTCTTTCAATCAATTTTAACTATATTAGGAAGTCTTATCTTTGGATCATTAGCAATATTTTTCACGAATTTAAATTTAAAAGAATCACTAGGCGCATCTGCAGGATTCGGTTGGTATTCACTTTCAGGGGTTATGATCAGCAATCTCTACTCTCCTGTTCTAGGAGCAATTTCTTTCACTGCAAATGTAATTAGAGAAATTTTAGCGATAGTTTTAATTCCTTTAGTTGCTAAATGGTCACCTTTAGGAGCAGCATCAATTGGAGGAGCCACTTCAATGGACACCATGCTTGGAGTAATATCAAAAAGCACTGATAAAGAAACTACTCTAATAGCCTTTGGACAAGGAGTAATACTTTCTCTTTCCGTCCCTATTCTTATAACACTAATTTTTTAA
- a CDS encoding LysO family transporter, with protein MMVGILIAFSIGLFMGLKGWLKWLKKIKPVLWSTVLLLFFMGYEIGNDDVLISQIKEIGITALYIAVFSIIGSVLFTSIYEKFFKKEKTK; from the coding sequence ATGATGGTGGGAATACTTATAGCTTTTTCAATTGGCCTTTTCATGGGATTAAAAGGATGGCTTAAATGGTTGAAAAAAATTAAACCCGTTTTATGGTCAACGGTTTTGTTACTCTTTTTCATGGGTTATGAAATTGGCAACGATGACGTCTTGATTTCTCAAATTAAAGAAATTGGAATCACAGCTTTATACATAGCTGTTTTTTCCATTATTGGAAGCGTTCTTTTCACTTCCATTTACGAAAAGTTCTTTAAAAAGGAGAAAACTAAATGA
- a CDS encoding mannose-1-phosphate guanylyltransferase gives MKAIILAGGSGERFWPLSNSKTPKQFLKLFSDKTLIRETYERMRYKMEPKDIFIITSEKYQQLTMKEIPEIPKENIILEPIPRNTAPACMIGTLAAQDDEIVTILPADHYIPDKSKFWDTLSKAIQGAQEFNGLFTFGITPTRPETGYGYIEAGKPISNSTYKVNSFKEKPDPETAKTFLSKGNFYWNSGIFVWKKSTFLKQMKKHSSDIYNKLINISPWDTESLRKIMPTIEKISIDYALLERSDKVYVVKADFTWSDVGHWVSVRELQGYSDNDENVEVINGKNVFVKSDKFVGIVGLSNIIVVEGENGILITKEENSQDVRKISEKLKKMGKF, from the coding sequence ATGAAGGCAATAATCCTTGCAGGAGGCTCAGGAGAAAGATTTTGGCCTCTATCAAACTCAAAAACACCAAAACAATTCCTAAAACTTTTCTCAGACAAAACCCTCATAAGAGAAACCTATGAAAGAATGCGCTACAAAATGGAACCCAAAGACATCTTTATCATTACATCAGAAAAATATCAACAACTAACTATGAAAGAAATTCCAGAAATACCCAAAGAAAACATCATCTTAGAACCAATTCCAAGAAACACCGCACCAGCCTGCATGATAGGAACTCTAGCAGCCCAAGATGATGAGATAGTAACAATACTCCCTGCCGACCATTACATACCTGACAAATCAAAATTTTGGGACACTCTATCAAAGGCAATACAAGGCGCCCAAGAATTCAACGGACTATTCACTTTCGGAATAACACCAACCAGGCCAGAAACTGGTTACGGCTATATAGAAGCAGGAAAACCAATAAGCAACTCAACATACAAAGTCAATTCATTCAAAGAAAAACCAGACCCTGAAACAGCTAAAACCTTTCTATCAAAAGGCAACTTCTATTGGAACAGCGGGATCTTTGTATGGAAAAAAAGCACATTCTTAAAACAAATGAAAAAACATTCTTCTGACATCTATAACAAACTCATAAACATCTCTCCATGGGACACAGAGAGCTTAAGAAAAATCATGCCCACTATCGAAAAAATAAGCATCGATTACGCCCTATTAGAGCGATCTGATAAAGTCTATGTAGTAAAAGCCGATTTTACATGGTCTGATGTAGGGCACTGGGTATCTGTAAGGGAACTGCAAGGATACTCAGACAACGACGAAAATGTTGAAGTCATAAATGGGAAAAATGTGTTCGTTAAATCCGATAAATTTGTAGGAATAGTTGGATTATCAAATATTATAGTGGTTGAAGGAGAAAACGGTATCTTAATCACAAAAGAAGAAAACTCACAAGACGTAAGAAAAATATCTGAAAAGCTGAAAAAAATGGGGAAATTTTAA
- the glgB gene encoding 1,4-alpha-glucan branching protein GlgB: MPILTEKEINMLVNAECHDPFIYLGLRELDKENLVIRVLQPFAKEAYLISKNTTIKLDKIHKTGLFEKKIPGSQIFEYEIKCTDYNANTWTYKDPYSFLPVISEYDRYLFNEGNHYKIYEKLGAHPMKINGIEGVLFSTWAPNAKRVSVVGNFNNWDGRIHQMRVLGQSGIWEIFVPGVVEGDLYKFEIKTQNGDILLKTDPYGTYFEVRPKTAAIVYDKQNKHTWNDSKWMEERKNKNWIKEPMSIYEVHLGSWARKEENQFLNYRELAEKLSAYLKENHFTHIELLPVSEHPLDISWGYQVTGYYAPTSRFGKPEDFMYFVDKMHQEGIGVIVDWVPGHFPKDAHALGRFDGTALYEHLDSRLGEHKDWGTYIFNYGRTEVKNFLLANALFWLDKYHIDGLRVDAVASMLYLDYSRQDGEWIPNKYGGRENLEAIDFIKQLNTVAYQYFPGIVTVAEESTAFPGVTTPVHEGGLGFEFKWNMGWMNDTLRYFSKDPIFRRYHQNDLTFSLVYAFSENFILSISHDEVVHGKRSLLEKMPGDDWQKFANLRLFYSYMYAHPGKNLLFMGSEIAQRKEWDCSNSLDWHLLQYEPHKKTQLFLKDLNILYKNHPALFEIDHRYEGFEWIDFNDADNSVISFIRKSENEDEIIVCVFNFTPVPRDNYRIGVPKKGVYQEILNTDWTQYYGSGVDNPKEVYSQDIPMHGREQSIILTLPPLGGLYFKFLIK, from the coding sequence ATGCCAATACTAACGGAAAAAGAAATAAATATGCTTGTTAATGCCGAATGTCACGACCCCTTTATCTATCTAGGCTTAAGAGAACTCGATAAAGAAAACTTAGTCATAAGGGTTCTACAACCCTTTGCAAAAGAAGCATATTTGATTTCTAAAAACACCACTATAAAACTCGATAAAATCCACAAAACTGGACTCTTTGAAAAAAAGATTCCAGGTTCACAAATATTTGAATACGAAATAAAATGCACAGACTACAACGCCAACACCTGGACTTACAAAGACCCCTACTCTTTTTTACCAGTCATATCTGAATACGACAGATATCTCTTCAATGAAGGGAACCATTACAAAATATACGAAAAACTAGGCGCGCACCCCATGAAAATAAACGGAATCGAAGGGGTTTTATTCTCAACGTGGGCACCAAACGCTAAAAGAGTCAGCGTGGTTGGAAATTTCAACAATTGGGATGGAAGAATTCATCAAATGAGGGTCTTAGGTCAATCAGGAATATGGGAAATCTTCGTTCCCGGTGTTGTTGAAGGAGACTTATACAAATTTGAAATCAAAACTCAAAATGGAGACATCTTGCTAAAAACAGACCCTTACGGAACTTACTTTGAAGTAAGGCCCAAAACAGCCGCCATTGTATACGACAAACAAAACAAACACACGTGGAACGACTCCAAATGGATGGAGGAAAGAAAAAATAAAAATTGGATAAAAGAACCGATGTCTATCTATGAAGTCCATCTAGGCTCCTGGGCAAGAAAAGAAGAAAATCAATTTCTAAATTATAGGGAACTAGCGGAAAAACTTTCAGCATACCTTAAAGAAAACCATTTTACTCACATAGAACTATTACCGGTAAGCGAACACCCCTTAGACATCTCTTGGGGATACCAGGTAACAGGTTACTATGCTCCAACAAGCAGGTTTGGAAAACCGGAAGATTTCATGTACTTTGTAGATAAAATGCATCAAGAAGGTATAGGCGTCATCGTTGATTGGGTGCCTGGACACTTCCCAAAAGACGCACATGCTTTGGGAAGATTCGATGGCACAGCCCTTTACGAACACCTCGACAGCAGATTGGGAGAACACAAAGACTGGGGAACTTACATATTCAATTACGGAAGAACCGAAGTTAAAAACTTTCTATTGGCAAACGCACTATTTTGGTTGGATAAATACCACATCGACGGCTTAAGGGTAGACGCTGTAGCTTCAATGCTATACTTAGACTACAGCAGACAAGATGGAGAATGGATTCCCAACAAATACGGTGGGCGAGAAAATCTCGAAGCCATTGATTTCATCAAACAACTCAACACCGTCGCCTATCAATACTTCCCTGGGATTGTAACCGTTGCAGAAGAATCTACGGCGTTTCCAGGAGTAACTACGCCGGTACACGAGGGCGGTTTAGGCTTTGAATTCAAATGGAATATGGGTTGGATGAACGACACATTAAGATACTTTAGCAAAGACCCAATATTTAGAAGATACCATCAAAACGACCTCACATTTTCCCTAGTATACGCTTTTTCCGAAAACTTTATCTTATCCATTTCTCATGACGAAGTCGTACATGGCAAAAGGTCCCTTTTGGAAAAAATGCCAGGTGATGATTGGCAAAAATTCGCCAACTTAAGGCTCTTTTACTCCTACATGTATGCCCATCCTGGCAAAAATTTACTCTTTATGGGAAGTGAAATAGCCCAAAGAAAAGAATGGGACTGCTCTAACAGTTTAGACTGGCACCTATTACAATACGAACCTCACAAAAAAACACAACTATTTTTAAAAGACTTAAATATACTGTACAAAAATCATCCCGCATTATTTGAAATTGATCACCGTTATGAAGGCTTCGAATGGATAGACTTCAACGATGCGGACAACAGTGTAATATCTTTTATAAGAAAATCAGAAAATGAAGATGAAATTATCGTCTGCGTCTTCAATTTCACACCAGTGCCAAGGGATAACTATAGAATAGGCGTACCAAAAAAAGGCGTATACCAAGAAATACTCAACACAGACTGGACACAATACTACGGAAGTGGAGTCGACAATCCAAAAGAAGTATACTCTCAAGACATACCCATGCATGGAAGAGAACAATCCATAATACTCACACTACCACCTCTAGGTGGTCTATATTTCAAATTCCTAATAAAATAA
- the dprA gene encoding DNA-processing protein DprA — translation MNILDIITLKEVYKKSNKELLEYTETDTSPTLFKEEFEENKRKIVQSLDKIKDLGIITYWDEEYPDLLKNINDPPVILYYFGDPSLLKSKTVSIVGTRKTTDYGKSICIEITKALSSYTVVSGMAYGIDSIAQRNAKKTIAVLGNGIDIIYPKSNESLYNKIKEEGLIISEYFPGTRATKYTFPYRNRIIAALSEKTIVVEAAKKSGSLITARYALDYGREVLAVPGDITRLNSYGTNYLIYSGATPIISIQHLKELFGITNLEVENYDENPEEMELKEKILKLINEGNNNLDSLCETLKEDVSAILSTIMQLEIDGKLSQENGTYFTLN, via the coding sequence TTGAACATACTAGACATCATAACCCTCAAAGAAGTATATAAAAAATCCAACAAAGAACTCTTAGAATACACAGAAACAGACACATCACCCACTCTATTCAAAGAAGAGTTCGAAGAAAACAAAAGAAAAATCGTTCAAAGCTTAGACAAAATAAAAGATTTAGGCATAATCACTTACTGGGACGAAGAATATCCAGATCTCTTAAAAAACATCAACGACCCCCCAGTAATTCTTTACTATTTTGGTGATCCATCACTTTTAAAAAGCAAAACCGTCTCGATTGTTGGAACAAGAAAAACCACAGATTACGGAAAATCTATATGTATTGAAATCACCAAAGCCCTGAGCAGCTACACAGTAGTAAGCGGAATGGCATATGGAATCGACTCGATAGCTCAAAGAAACGCCAAAAAAACGATCGCCGTCTTAGGGAACGGGATTGACATAATATATCCAAAATCAAACGAATCACTCTACAACAAAATAAAAGAAGAAGGTCTAATAATATCAGAATATTTTCCAGGTACCAGGGCAACAAAGTACACATTCCCTTACAGAAACCGCATAATTGCAGCTCTATCAGAAAAAACCATAGTCGTTGAAGCAGCTAAAAAGAGCGGATCATTGATAACCGCAAGATACGCACTCGATTACGGAAGAGAAGTATTAGCCGTACCAGGGGATATAACAAGGTTAAACTCATACGGAACGAATTATCTAATCTACTCTGGTGCCACCCCCATAATATCTATACAACACCTCAAAGAGTTATTTGGAATAACTAACTTAGAAGTAGAAAACTACGATGAAAATCCTGAAGAAATGGAGTTAAAAGAAAAAATATTAAAACTAATAAACGAAGGGAATAATAATTTAGACTCGCTATGTGAAACCTTAAAAGAAGACGTCTCAGCAATTTTATCCACTATAATGCAACTAGAAATAGATGGGAAACTCTCACAAGAAAACGGCACATACTTTACCCTAAATTAA
- a CDS encoding tRNA1(Val) (adenine(37)-N6)-methyltransferase, with amino-acid sequence MDTTTKIHQIDQIYRSLKLKTANKHHLPTHASVLLLATHPAKNNSTIVELGSGIGHVSLVIGKMLTNSKIIGIEIQKELYEYSLQNKEINEINNVEFLNTEVKNVKNYFDAESIDYIISNPPHYFDGLKSQISDRKIARSAEDLKVLEDFIYASKYLLKNKGLGCFIIHPYVLSDVLIILEKNNLEPQHIYIAYGNKEKDAQLISLTFRKNGGRNLLIHPPIFLSEWGAERS; translated from the coding sequence ATGGACACAACCACCAAAATCCATCAAATAGACCAAATCTACAGATCACTAAAACTAAAAACAGCCAACAAACATCATCTACCAACACACGCAAGTGTACTATTATTAGCCACTCATCCGGCTAAAAACAACTCGACCATCGTCGAACTCGGAAGTGGCATAGGACACGTCAGCCTTGTAATTGGAAAAATGCTAACAAACAGTAAAATAATAGGCATAGAAATACAAAAAGAACTATATGAATACTCCTTACAAAACAAAGAAATAAACGAAATAAACAACGTAGAATTCCTCAATACAGAAGTAAAAAACGTCAAAAACTATTTTGACGCAGAATCTATAGACTATATAATCTCAAATCCTCCACACTACTTTGATGGATTAAAAAGTCAAATCAGCGATAGAAAAATCGCCAGATCAGCGGAAGACTTAAAAGTATTAGAAGATTTTATCTATGCTTCAAAATACCTTTTAAAAAACAAAGGATTAGGCTGTTTTATAATTCATCCTTACGTTCTTTCAGACGTATTAATAATCTTAGAAAAGAATAATTTAGAACCTCAACACATATATATCGCCTACGGAAACAAAGAAAAAGACGCCCAACTAATCTCGTTGACATTCAGAAAAAACGGAGGTAGAAATCTGCTCATTCACCCTCCAATCTTCCTCTCAGAATGGGGCGCGGAGCGCAGTTAA
- the hflC gene encoding protease modulator HflC, translated as MKNTTLWAVVIIVAFFVILFSFTAFYIVDQTQQAIVLRFGNIISIKTEPGIYVKTPFIDNVVKLEKRIMIYDIPVERVITSDRRTILADTYAIWRIEDPQKFIETLRTVEVAKTRIDDIVYSHARDVIGNYTFPEVLSIERLAILEEIKNRSEASLEDFGINVVDVRLKRTDLPQENTEAVYERMKSERYAMAAQLRAEGEKEAQRMKAEADREASRIRSDAQREADIIRGTGEASAINIYSEAYSLDQDFFELQKITDIYKDSFNNSVLVIPNDSPLLELFYEVE; from the coding sequence TTGAAAAATACAACGCTATGGGCAGTAGTTATAATCGTAGCTTTTTTTGTAATTCTATTTAGTTTTACGGCTTTCTACATCGTTGATCAAACTCAACAGGCAATAGTACTTAGATTTGGGAATATTATAAGCATAAAAACAGAACCAGGGATTTACGTAAAAACTCCCTTTATAGACAACGTAGTAAAATTGGAGAAAAGAATCATGATCTATGACATACCTGTGGAAAGAGTAATAACTTCCGACAGAAGAACTATTTTAGCCGATACATATGCAATTTGGAGGATAGAAGATCCTCAAAAGTTCATTGAAACACTGAGGACCGTAGAAGTTGCGAAGACAAGAATCGACGACATAGTTTATTCTCATGCAAGAGATGTTATAGGAAATTACACATTCCCTGAGGTTCTTTCAATCGAAAGGCTTGCAATCTTGGAGGAAATTAAAAACCGCAGTGAGGCATCGCTGGAAGATTTTGGAATAAATGTAGTAGACGTAAGGCTCAAAAGAACCGATCTTCCTCAAGAGAACACCGAAGCTGTATACGAAAGAATGAAAAGCGAAAGATACGCTATGGCTGCTCAATTAAGAGCTGAAGGAGAAAAAGAAGCCCAAAGAATGAAAGCCGAAGCAGATAGAGAAGCAAGTAGAATTAGGTCAGATGCCCAAAGAGAAGCTGATATCATAAGAGGAACAGGTGAGGCAAGCGCAATAAACATTTACTCAGAAGCTTATTCCTTGGATCAAGATTTCTTTGAACTCCAAAAAATAACAGACATTTACAAAGACTCTTTCAACAACAGCGTATTAGTAATACCCAACGATTCACCTTTACTTGAACTTTTCTATGAGGTGGAATAG